The Phycodurus eques isolate BA_2022a chromosome 5, UOR_Pequ_1.1, whole genome shotgun sequence DNA segment gtagtagtagtagttttgcCACTCAAAGTTTGACAAATATTGCTTTCGAAGACTTTTGTCCCTTAGAAACAGTTTGCACCGTTTGAATGACAAGAAGAATTTCAATATGAGTCAAAAGGAAATCGAGAGGGCCTGCACGTCTTTACCGTGATTGCCGAAATGATCCGAAAACGTATTAGCGACCACGATCCTCGCACGCCAACCGCGGGCTTCCTGTTTCAGGCATCAAATGGACTCCGGACACCAACGGCGTGGCGGCCTTCGACTGCAGGAACCGAAACTGGTGACGTTCATCGATTCCTCTCACGCCAGCTTGTTGTTCGATGTCGCGCGTCTACGCGGTATCGCGTTTGCTCACGTCCTGTCATGCCCCTCGCGTGCgggcaaggagagccgcagTCCGGCCGAACAGCAACGAGCGCGCCGTGGGCCGCAAATATAATTAGTGTTTTCATATCAATGTATTCCAAaacatttccatttcatttctttgtgtgtttttatacatttaaatgtttgttaaagTGGGCGAGAGGTGTCAAACTACAAAGGACTCAAAGTCGTGCTTTGCCACACAAATTATGAGTTAAGGAGCTTTATCTCAACAAAATGAgtgctttgtcgccatcttgtgacaCCGTAGTGCTAAGAAATtcatttgaagtgagttgagaagcttcattttgccattttgttgCACCAAATTTTTGCCAGGGAACTCCTTTgacgtgagttgaggagctttgcCGCCACACTGCGGTGTctcggtgccaaggaactactgtatgttaaagTGGTAGacgaaagtagtgctttgccgccgtCTCGAGGCGTCTATAGACGATTCTAAACCTTTTAAGCTACTGAATTGCGATATCCGTCGGATtgttgcgtgcgtgtgttgtgcGCGTGTCAGGTACATCCAGGCGGCGACGTCGCCCAAGGACATCGTCGTCATGGTGGACATCAGCGGCAGCATGAAGGGCCTGAAGATGACCATCGCCAAGCACACCATCAACACCATCCTCGACACGCTGGGCGAGAACGACTTCGTTAACGTCATCGCCGTGAGACGcgcagacacgcacgcacgcaggcacgcacacaACAGTCAGCTTgatgtgcgcgcgtgtgtgtagtACACAGATTACGTGCGCTACGTGGAGCCGTGCTTCAAAGGAACTCTGGTCCAGGCCGACCTGGACAACAGGGAGGTGAGGACGTCATcgtaaaacacacacgcacacaaacatatacAGACGCGCGCAAACATGTCACACGTGACATCACGGATGGTATGATCTGTTGCCGTGACgacgtgcgcgcgtgtgtgtcagCACTTCAAGATGCTCGTGGACGAGCTCCACGTGAAAGGGGAAGCGAAGATCAAGAACGCCATGAAAGAATCCTTCAAGATCCTCAACGAGGTGCGATGCGAGCGCGCGTCTTGACGTCACACGTCAACTTGACGAGTGACAaacgtgtgcgcgtgcgtgcgcagGCGCGCGTGAACGGGCAGGGCAGCATGTGCAACCAGGCCATCATGCTGATCACCGACGGCGCCATGGAGGACTTCCGCTCCGTCTTTGAGGAGTTCAACTGGCCCGACCGCAGGGTGACAAAAACCTCTTGGACTTTTTTACACAAACGTTCcattggatgatgatgatgatgatgatgatgatggtcgTCCGATTCGCTCTTTTTAGGTGCGCGTCTTCACGTATTTAATTGGCAGGGAGATGACCTTTGCCCAAAACACAAAGTGGATCGCGTGCAACAACAAAGGTCAAAttgctctttgtgtgtgtgtgtgcttgtgtgtgtgtgtgtgtgtgtcttcactcctctgtgtttgtgtgtgtgtgtgtgtgtgtgtgtgcgtgtttgtgtatgCGTGGGCACATGCGCGCACATGCGTGTTTCCAGGCTACTACACGCACGTGTCGACGCTGGCCGACGTTCAGGAGAACGTGATGGAGTATCTGCACGTGCTGAGTCGTCCGATGGTCATCAACCACGATCACGACATCATCTGGACCGAAGCCTACATGGACACGGTGGTGAGTCCCCGAAGGGACGGCGTGCCTCTCGGCGCCGTCCCCGTCCTCTACATCTTCTTCACATcatcaagtttttgtttttccatcttcatcatcatcctcgTCTTCCCATGGACGTTCCCGCTATCAGCTTCCCAAAACTAAGGAGGTAAAAACTTACAATTATTTATTGGTAGTTTCAGTCCATTTGCACAGCAACACATTTGGCATTTCCGGGATAAAGGTGACGTCGGGTTTCCTTCCGGTCTTGATTGAATTCGAGCTACTGGGACGCCATCTGACGGAAAAAAATAACCTAGCGTAATAGCTAAAGTGGACACCCTCTAGTCACAAGGGATGGGGACCTCGAATAGCAAACGGCCATTAGAATTGcatcgaaaaaaaaaagttttctgtttttcaaaccccgaaattcttgaataagccgGGATGACGCGCCAATAAGCATTTTTAGGATTGGTTCCTCCCCCAAagagaaaaaactgaaaacaaatctaaattggAAATAAAAGTTTGGTGAATCCATGGGTGCCGAACCACGAGTACGCGGGGTCCGCTGTAAATTCAGTAGATCGCTGCTGGTACTTTTGGGAGTTGAAATTTCATTGGCAGTTTGGACTTTTTCAAGAAGATTCGCATTTGTCTTCCTCGTCTCGCAAGACGGAGGGATAGTAGCTCCTGCGGGCAACGTTGCCGCCCGCACGCCCGTTAATGTTCggctttttatttgaacacgtttAGCAGCGACCCGTTTCGACAAAGAAGATGGGACGTTAACAGAGTCACGCCGGGCGAGGCTCCGCCCCCTCCGCCGCGTCAGCCGTCCCGTCTCCGTCTCATCTCGTGGCTGCCGCAGAACTTAAATGTCCCAGAAAGCAGAAATACTGAAACGATcgtctcgtctcaatttacgcGCAAATGTGCGTAcaatttgtgtgtgcgcgtgtgtgtgtttattttgtatgtttgtgtagattttagttttttcggaaggttttcaaatataaatgaataatttcaaaatacatttgaaaagacAATCTGACAGGatatttcaaatataaaatgcaaaaacaaagtagcaaaaatgaaagaaatgagaCAGAACTATTGATGGAAAtaaattgaatgtaaaataaagaTGAGACGAGAATTCAGAGGGTTTTTGCGGCTTTTTCTCCCTCGATTCATTTCCCTCGTTACAACTGCTAATGCGCTCGAGCAAGTTTGCGTTCCGCCGTTGTCGCTCAATCAGACGGAGGCTGCGATTTTCACAATTGTCTCGTTGTGGTTGCGGTCAGCTGTTCAACACCAAGGCCCAAAGTCTGCTGCTCATGACGTCGGTGGCCATGCCCGTCTTCAGCAAGAAGAAGGAGACGGTCAGTCGCATCGCACttcttcctttctttccttctgtctttcattgttttttgcGGCGACGTTCACTAGCGGGCGGCTTTTCCGTGTTTGCTactacgccccgaaccggtcgcagGACACGGACACGGACGagcgttcgcactcacattcgcgcCGTCGGCGAGCGGCAACTGAAGCCGCGCTGTCCCCGTCGCTGACCCCGGCGCTGACCCCGACGCTTCCTGCAAAAGCATAGTCCAAACCCTAATACGACCCACTCGTTGACCGTTGTGAATGCGGGGGCCACGGCGGGCACAGACAATCTGCGCCTGCCGTGGCTCGCCGTCTCCCGAAGTTGCCTGCGTTTCATCGCAAATTGCGCTTTGTCAACATAATGAGAGCTTCCCTGTGCGTGTGCAGCTGTCCCACGGAATCCTGCTGGGCGTGGTGGGCACCGACGTTCCCCTCACGGAGGTCATGAAGCTTGCGCCCAGATACACGGTGGGTGCCCGTCGCCGTCTCCGTCGTCTCTTCTTCACGTCGTCGCCGTTGTTGTCGTCGCTCCTCAGCTGGGCGCTCACGGCTACGCCTTCCTCATCACCAACAACGGTTACATCCTGGCGCACCCCGACCTCCGACCTCTGGTGAGCACACGCTGCATTTTCCTGTCAATAATTCACacacaatttgtctgaattattgtggacatttttttcaaataaagaatccagagtttttcaattaaatgttcCCATGTAAAGTCGGTCATCAAACATTttaaggacaaaaacaaaattcagaCAGAATTTTATGGAATATTTTTGTGGGACATTTTTTCGAAAATATTTGAGGTTTGCGatatcattttcaaaataacaaaaacacaaataaattcaagacaatttagattttctttacaaatgaaaatgtgaaatttcccaaatttataaaaaaaaatgaaaccaaattGTAAAAAGTAATAGATTCAATTTAGCTGTATTTGTTTTccaattttaattaatattttttaaaaaagaaaaaaaattgggggaattctttttgttttgttttgttttgtttttttaatgaaaaacaaatacctTCAAAATTGAAAACTTTGTGGGTAATATTCAAaagtaaaatgtcaaattattattattatcatatatatatatatatatatatatatatggcggcacggtggccgactggttagagcgtcagcctcacagttctgaggtgcagggttcaatccccgcccccccccctgtgtggagtttgcatgttctccccgtgcctgcgtgggttttctccgggcactccagtttcctcccacatcccaaaaacatgcattaattggagactctaaattgcccgtaggcatgactgagagtgcgaatggttgtttgtttctatgtgccctgcgattggctggcaaccagttcagggtgtaccccgcctcctgcccgatgacagctgggataggctccagcacgcccgcgaccctagtgaggagaagcggctcagaaaatggatggatatatatacatatatctttGAACTCTTTACATCAGaatataaatgcaaaacaaagtgGACATAATTTGGGGAGGAAATTTACAAGAGCAAATGTTATGgacttttaaataaaaaaagaaaagaaaagataaaaCAAGAGTTCCCAATGAAATGTTGTCcagctttaaaatgttatttgtttaaaaaggaTACCAGCAATAAAGTACATTTGTCCGAATCTGggggatagaaaaaaaaaacaactaaaaggATGGTTTAAAAGAAGGATTTAAAAAGGAAACTCAAAAGAATCAAAAGAGACGAGAAAGCAAAACGTTGCTGTGTCGGCAGTACAAGGACGGCAAGAAGCTGAAGCCCAAGCCCAACTACAACAGCGTGGATCTGTCCGAGGTGGAGTGGGAGGACGCCGACGAGACGGTAAGCGCCGAGACGGCGACGGCGTCCCCGCCGGGAAGCTTCTGAATCGTATTTTGTGCGGTGGTCCAGCTGAGGACGGCCATGGTGAGGGGCGAGACGGGAAGCCACAGCCTCAACGTCAGAGCGTCCGTGGAGAGCGGGGTGAGTCTCAAAGAGAACCGCTTGCGGCGAGCCGGTCTGCTGTGACAATCGATTCTTCTATCGGCGGCTTCGTCAATGAATTGAATCGTCGGATGCAAATTGAATTTGCGTTCGGGTTTAGGGcccaaaaaaaagaacgaaTGTTTCCGATGACCGTTTACGaactgattgttgttgttgcagtgtatttgtcattgtttcgTGACGGACGAAGCACAATTGCGACACGAGACGGGGCGAACTTTTTTGAACTTCTTGGCCTGTGATTCGGGCGGACGAGATTCTACGAGTTTGATGTCCGCTTCacattgacttacaagtgcAACTAGTGTTGGGAGGAACTCATTCCATCAATCGAATTACAAAATGTACAGAATTGTAATCTGATACATGACTGGGAGAAAAGCTGTCAGTAAAcgtttggaaatttccatgattgcaatttttgaaaaatggccacaaaagctcctattattattattttttgtttttaaatctcacTTCTTCCTTCTAAAGGCGACGCTTGTGACTGGCTctttctggtcatgtgccattctgctgcgGTCGCAAATATGACCTccaagcgccaccttgtggtgcaatctatgacgttgtctgagattttgaaaaggttcgaCTCATAGTTTCACTTTTGAACGCAGAAAAGAACAATGACCTTTGACCGTTTAATCTTGAtaatttgggacttttttttacGGAACATTGACTTACCTGGTTTGTCgtatgaagcgatattgtctaaattgtgcacgtttgtcattaggtcaacatgctGTCACGTTTTCGCGCAGCTGCACACATACAAAGCAACAAATACgttttttaattatgtatttacattgcATCATGTTTAGTTATCAGCTAATTCTTGGTGTGAAGAACAAATCAGTGgttcattccaaaatcatgaGCTATAGTTTGAATCCACTTTTTCCTGTCGATGTCGCTTCCCTTGAACAGAGGCGACCTCTCTACCTGGTCAATGAATATTTCTACACAAACATTGACGACACTCCTTTCAGGTAAAATCCGCCTTTCttcttcaatcaatcaatcagtacGCGTGGCTGACTCAGCGAATTTCCTTCTGAaaatcaattcttttttttctgatctgCGTATTTGAATTGTTGGCACTTTTTATCCTTCTAAAGGTCATCATTGTTtctaaggaagaaaaaaaaaagttccgaCTCAAAAAATCGTTAAATTCGATtattccctcccccccccaagcGTCTTGACCGTTATTGATCAAGTGATATGAAATTCTGTATGAATTCATGCCTAAGTGACAGCTCGTGGTTGCTTGAGGCAAATGTCCGCTAGTGCATCTTAtttgcgcgtgcgtgcgtgtgtgtgcgcacgtgtgtgtgtgtgtgtgtagcttcGGCATGGTGCTGACCCGAGGTCACGGGAAGCTCATGTTCGTGGGCAACGTGTCGGTGGAAGAAGGTAAACTTCATTACCCGCAATGCGCGGCGGTAACTCAGCTCAATGGCGTGCCCTTCTTGCTCTGAACTTTGACCTTTACACCCGCAGGGCTCCATGACCTGACCTCTCCGGACCTCAGCATCGCCTCCGAGTGGTACGACCCTTGACCCCCTCAAATCGATATTAGTTAAATTGCTTTCCTAAAGTTTCGtagtttaaatatatttattccttttttaaatgaattcaacctatttattgctttattaattcattcattgtaaataatacGAGAGAATATGAGTAAATTATATTAATTACAgattgatgatcattttgagcaCTGTGGCTgttcttgttttgttctttatttCCTGCATTGTTGTTAGTTAGAATGTCATTATCTCagtcttatgttgtaatgtgttcttGTGTttaaaacccaaaaaaatgtcgGGCAAAAATTGGATTTGAAAAGGGTTAACATCGGCAGATAAAATCGTCCAAGCCGCTTCGTCGGTCGTGTCCTAAAATGAACATGAGCTAACGTGACAAACGTCGGCGCGGACGCGAGAGCGCAATCCAGAAGAAGCggttgatgtttttgttgttctcgAGGACGTACTGCGAGACGGACATCGACCCCGCCCACCGCAAGTACACGCAGCTGCAGGCGGCCGTCCGCTACCTGCTGGGCAAGGAGCCCGACCTGGAGTGTAAGTCGCCGATCGTGCCGGATTGATGTGTTTTGCATACTCCTAACTCCTCCTGATGTAGTTTATTTGGTAGGAAATTCTGAATCTCATTGGGACTGttcctggttaaataaagattCAATCAAAATGGAAAATACCCACCTCCAATAGACGAAAATCTACGGCAAAAAAGACCTTTTTTCCAAagtagttttacccctccctgCGCGctaaacacattcaaacttgtTAAGAGACACTTGAACTTCTTGAAAGACACTTTTTCTTGTATTCCTTAGCGTCTTAAACAGCAAAACGTTCCAACAAGTCGAACCGAAGTCCGCTAGCGCCACGCTAACATACAATGGGTCATGCCGTAGACAGGCTAATGGAGATTAGCGTGGATGTTGACCTCATTCTAAcccttcaaacacacacaacatgcgAACGGACAACAAGACTCGCAAACGTGTTGAGATGGGCCACATTTCAAAGCTCCTGTCTGAAAATGGTACTTTGCGGAGATGGACTGTAACTTCCTCAAAAAAAGTGTTGTCTGACTATTTTCCATGATTGATGACATCGCCTGCGTGTTGCCAAGGCGACGAGCTGCTGCTTCAGCAAACGTTGTTTGACGCGGTGGTGACGGCGCCCATGGAGGCTTACTGGAACGCCATCGTGCTCGACGACAGGTTACCAAtagacacacgcaaacacaaaataatacacacacacgtgcgcgcggTCAGGACGTGTGTGTGTCGTCTGTGTTATGTTGCGGTCACGTGTGCGCTCGCACAGGGTGGAGCCCGGCGTGGAGACAGCCTTCCTGGGCACGCGCGCAGGCCTGATGAGGATCATGAGATACGCCGGCGTGGAGACGCGCGTGGCAAAGTGAGAACACTCGGCGACGTGACGTGACGTGCCCGCCCGCGCCCCACATCACGTGACACGGCGTTTTCCACGTCACGCAGGAAGTTCTTGACCCCGGTGGACAAGGACAACCTTTTCACGGTGGACCACTTCCCGCTCTGGTACCGACTGGCCGCAGAGAACCCGCCCGGAAGTTTCTTCTACTACCCCGTCAACGACAAAGGTCAAGGTTATTGTCATACATGAGTGATCATTGTCATACGtgcatggatgtttttgtcatgttatcgTCGCTCACGTATGTTGTTGCCATGTTTCCGTCATGTCATTGTCACTCATTTATGTTGTTGCCACGTTCTCGTCATGTCATCGTCACTCACGTATGTTCTTGCCATGTTCCCGTCACGTCATTGTCACTTACGTATGTTGTTGTCATGTTCCCGTCATGTCATCGTCACACATGTTGCCATGTTCTCGTCACGTCATTGTCACTCACGTATGTTGTTGCCATGTTTTCGTCGCGTCATCGTCATGTATGTTGTTGCCGTGTTCCTGTCATGTCATTGTCACTCACGTATGTTGTTGCCATGTTCCCGTCATGTCATCGTCACACACGTTGCCATGTTCTCGTCACGTCATTGTCACTCACGTATGTTGTTGCCATGTATTCGTCACGTCATCATCATGTATGTTGTTGCCGTGTTCCCGTCATGTCATTGTCACTCACGTATGTTGTTGCCATGTTCCCGTCATGTCATCGTCACACACGTTGGCATGTTCTCGTCACGTCATTGTCACTCACATATGTTGTTGCCATGTTTTCGTCGCGTCATCGTCATGTATGTTGTTGCCGTGTTCCCGTCATGTCATTGTCACTCACGTATGTTGTTGCCATGTTCCCGTCATGTCATCGTCACACACGTTGCCATGTTCTCGTCACATCATTGTCACTCACGTATGTTGTTGCCATGTTTTCGTCACGTCATCGTCATGTATGTTGTTGCCGTGTTCCCGTCATGTCATTGTCACTCACGTATATTGCTGCCATGTTCTTGTTAACGTGCGCTGCTGCTGTTGTCGTTTCCAGGGGTGAAGTTCGTGGTGGCCACCACGTCGGTCACCGTGTCGGCGCAAGGGAAGACGGCCATGGCCGGAGGTCAGTTTTCTTCCAaattttcttgtatttgtatttgttgtagATTTGTAAATCGTTGTAGATTTGTAAATgtatagacaacaaattgatggataactcgttttgaaatcagaagttaaGGATAACGgtttgttcagctattgttcaagtaactgtaaaaaggGTATGGAGGTaaaaatgcttacaatagtTCATTGCTATTTATTACATACGAACATTGCACAAcaatttggaacagattttagcaagaatcatggaagttgacacacatgattagcttttgcgggccaaataaaatgacgtggcgggacggatctggcccccgggccttgtgtTTGACGCCTGTGCCTTATGGAGACATTTTGTCTGCTTGCAACTTTAAGGGAACATTCTGGCGAAGTTCCCTTGTTGGCTTCCTGTTGTTAATTTGTCCAAAACCTCAGTTGGATAAAGTCAAAAATTCAGTTGAGACAAATCAACTTTATTGAGGAATTCATTCAAGAAGATTTGTTCTGGAACACAATGAGGAATTCACACAAGGTGCATTTACTGTTGCACTCATGTTTGGCATTGAAGGACATGTTTGTGCTGAGACTTTTAAATAGTGGACTTTATAGTGGACACTAGTGCTGAAACGATGAATCGTATCCTCCCTATTTTGATATCATTTGAATCATGATAGCAAAGATGTTGAGTAAATCAGAAGCTGCTGATGCGGTAACCGTGCACCACGCAGGCCTCTTTGGCCGGCGGTTCCTCCGGCGATTCCACGTCTTCCGGGTCGCCGTCCGGTCCGGACCGGGCCGTGAGCGGCTGTCCTCGTTGTCTCAGGTCCCTCTGGTAGCGCGCCATGAGCGAGGCGTAGATGCAGCCGTAGGTGGCCGCCACCGCCATCATGACGCACACGGTCCCGCAGACTACGGCCGCCACGATCTGCGTACCGTGAGCCCGTCGGACGCTGACCGGACGGTAGCGCTGCCGGACGCACTCGTCGGTGCTACCGAGGCGGCCCGGCGGACACGGCGGGCGGCTCGGGTTTCCCGGTGCCGACTCCCCGGAGGCGGAGTCCCCGGCGGCGCTCCGCACGCAGTGGCCGAACATCTCGGCCGGCACCCCGCGGACGTCGCGGCCCAACAAGTTCCTCGGGAGACTGCAAGTCATGGCGTCTACCAGACCGTCTaccaagaccaaagagaagacaTGGAATTAACGGAAGCTTCTACACCAGGAGTTCCAAACGTTTTGGGTCCAGAGACCCCATACAGGGGAGACATTTTCCCCAGGATCACCTCATAATCCTAAAGCCAATTAAACATACTATACAGTACTTACCCCCAAATACCATGAGGCGGACAGTGCTGGTGGGAGAGTCCGCTGGCTCTGATTCCGTGGTTAACGCTTCAATGTTTACTAACCCCAAACCGAGATCACGAACTGGCGCTCGGTCGCACGTAGTCTAGATTTAGCGGTGTTCCGCTGAGCTGTTGTTGGGGATTCAACTGGTTTAGTCCTAGATtggtgaaaattacattttgtttttaaagaataaagatGTCATTGTAAcattaggacttttttttctcaaaataggCAACTTTCTTGAAAATTCCTCTAGCATTTAGGAATACACATCATAATATGTTCAATTGGTGATACGATTATGATGAGGTCCTCAGAAAAATTtctccctggacccaaaaagttttgAGACCCCCTGATTTGAAAGAACTGAAGCCTGAAGCCCACCTCGGTAGACCATCCACTCCATCCAGTGTTTGAAACCCCTCATCTTACAGTCGCATTCCCAGGGGTTCCCAGCCAGGAGGAGCTGCTGAAGCCCCATCAGAGGCTCAAAGGTGACCCTCTCCAGGACGGCCAGATGGTTCCTGGCCAACGACAACCATGACAGCCTCTGGAGTCCGTCCAGCAGGCCCGTAGGCAGCCGGCGGAGATCGTTGGAGGACAGGTCCAGATCTCGGAGCCACCGCAGACCCTTAAAGACCTCCCTGTTCAGGCCCCAGTCCGCCCCCTCGCTGGTGCTTAGATCTGCGGTGGTCAGGTGCGCTCCGAGGAGGTTGGTGGACAGGTTGAGCCAACGCAGGCTGCCCACATTTGAGAAGACTCCCGAGGGCAGGCTGGAAAATCGGTTCTGGGAAAGATCCAGGACCTCCAGGCTGGTGAGGTTGGTGAAGTCCGCGGGTGCCAGGGTGGAGAGGTTGTTCTGGAGGAGGCGCAACGTCACACAGTCTTGATCCAGCAGAGGTAGGAGGGATGTCACGCTGGTCAGGTCCAGAGCCGAGCAGTCGCTGGAGTTCCCGCTGCAGGTGCACACGCCGGGACAGCAGCAACCTGAGCCCACCAGGATCACCAGAACCAGGGTTGGTGTGACGGCACCAACTGAGAAGCAAACGCAAAGGCCAGTTTTCCAGATCACTCT contains these protein-coding regions:
- the LOC133402792 gene encoding leucine-rich repeat and transmembrane domain-containing protein 2-like, whose protein sequence is MRQLDQQRQSRQQIIVGAVTPTLVLVILVGSGCCCPGVCTCSGNSSDCSALDLTSVTSLLPLLDQDCVTLRLLQNNLSTLAPADFTNLTSLEVLDLSQNRFSSLPSGVFSNVGSLRWLNLSTNLLGAHLTTADLSTSEGADWGLNREVFKGLRWLRDLDLSSNDLRRLPTGLLDGLQRLSWLSLARNHLAVLERVTFEPLMGLQQLLLAGNPWECDCKMRGFKHWMEWMVYRDGLVDAMTCSLPRNLLGRDVRGVPAEMFGHCVRSAAGDSASGESAPGNPSRPPCPPGRLGSTDECVRQRYRPVSVRRAHGTQIVAAVVCGTVCVMMAVAATYGCIYASLMARYQRDLRQRGQPLTARSGPDGDPEDVESPEEPPAKEACVVHGYRISSF